GGTGTGGGTCGACCTCGTGGCCCGTACCGCCTTCGCCCCCGAGGAACTGCCGCTCGGGGTGATCACCGCGCTGATCGGCGTGCCGGTGTTCGTCGTCCTGATGCGCCGCCGCGGCTATCTCTTCGGAGGCCGGTAGATGGTTCTCTCCCTCCGCGAACTGACCGTCGAGGCGGCCGGACGCGCCCTCGTCGACCGGCTCGACCTCGACGTGGCAGCCGGTTCGATCGTCGGACTCGTCGGCCCCAACGGCAGCGGCAAGTCGACCGCGCTGCGCTGCGTCTACCGCGCGCTGAAGCCGACCTCCGGAGCCGTACTGCTCGACGGCACCGACCTGACCTCCCTGAAACTCCGCGACAGCGCCCGCTCCGTCGCCGCCCTCACCCAGGAGAGCCACACCGAACTCGATTTCACCGTCGAGGAAGTGGTCGCCCTCGGCCGCGCCCCGCACGCGCAGGGCAACCACCCCCTGACCGCCCGCGAACGGGAACTGTGCGACGAGGCGATGGACCGGCTCGACGTCGCCCACCTCGCCGACCGCAGCGTCCTGAGCCTCTCCGGCGGCGAGCGCCAACGCGTACTCGTGGCGCGCGCCCTCGCCCAGGAGCCCCGCCTCCTGGTCCTCGACGAGCCCACCAACCACCTCGACGTACGCCACCAGGTGGAGCTGCTGTCCTTCCTGCGCGGCTCCGGGCTGACCGTGTTCACGGCCCTGCACGACCTCAATCTGGCGGCGCAGGTCTGCGACCGGATCGCCGTGCTCGCAGCGGGATGCCTGGTCGCAGCCGGTGACCCGGCCGAGGTGCTCACCCCCGAGCTGGTGCGCAAGGTGTTCGGCGTCGACGCGGTCGTCGTACCGCACCCGCGTACGGGCCTCCCGCAACTCCTCTACGACCTCGCCCCGGCCCGGGTCGACCCCCTCATCCCCACGCCCGCCTCCCCGTCCCCGGAAGGACCCCACTCGTGACCCGACCACCGTTCCCCCGCGCCCTCGCCGCCGGGCTGCTGGCCACCGGGCTCCTGCTGACCGGCTGCGGCGCCGAGGTCGAATCGGCGGCCGGCAGCGAGCCCGGCACCGGCGCAGGCAAGGGCGCCGTCACCGTCACCGTCTCCAACTGCGGCAAAGACATCACGTACACCCGCCCCGAGCGCGCGATCGCCTACGACGTGAGCGGCGCGGAGAAGATGTTCGCCCTGGGGCTCGCCG
The sequence above is a segment of the Streptomyces sp. Je 1-369 genome. Coding sequences within it:
- a CDS encoding ABC transporter ATP-binding protein; the protein is MVLSLRELTVEAAGRALVDRLDLDVAAGSIVGLVGPNGSGKSTALRCVYRALKPTSGAVLLDGTDLTSLKLRDSARSVAALTQESHTELDFTVEEVVALGRAPHAQGNHPLTARERELCDEAMDRLDVAHLADRSVLSLSGGERQRVLVARALAQEPRLLVLDEPTNHLDVRHQVELLSFLRGSGLTVFTALHDLNLAAQVCDRIAVLAAGCLVAAGDPAEVLTPELVRKVFGVDAVVVPHPRTGLPQLLYDLAPARVDPLIPTPASPSPEGPHS